In the genome of Lactuca sativa cultivar Salinas chromosome 3, Lsat_Salinas_v11, whole genome shotgun sequence, the window ttggtgtcaagtaaagacttgtacaccctttatgaccctagtaacatatgaagacatatgtttaaaAGTAGTTAGTGATTTAaactctaattaaacacatatagacatcctaatgtgattaaaagctttatggttgagtgctagaaggctaatgggttgcTAGGAAGGAGTTataggcctcactatggagtttactcctcacaaACCCATCCttggtgagtttacggttgggagaccacatcccccatgaggttacggccgtaaactcatgggaggactGTAAGTGGGTGATTTCAAGCCTCTTGTGGTTCTAGAAGTGATTCTAAGGTAAtatacaaggctataggggtgtttaaggttccaaaagagtactcccttggagtttacggtccaaggaccactccttgggagtttacggccgtaaacccgatGGTTTACAGTAGTAAATTCTTGGACACCCTCCAATCTTCGATTTTGAGGTCCTTGGCTCATTCCTAACAAGTGCTAGTGAGGGTACAAGGCTTTTTAGGGGTTTAGAGGGTCATTTGGCATGGTTTAAGGGAGTCTACGgactaagcatatgcttgggccataaaatctagtttacccttcaaatgatgatgtttaggTGTTCTAAGTATGAAATGGtaagtccctaagtcatatcttaagcctaaatgtggtttggaaaggttttgggcttgatttacatgtttagagggagtttacggtctaaccatatgcttgggctgtaaaccctctTTCAATCCCTAAAAGTTGTTGATTCAAGGCTCAAACACTTCTAGGTTTAACCCAAAACTAGTTTCTAAGTCTAAAGGAGAGAAttttgggcattttggcaccattttaggggttcacggcctaaggaggttcttaggccgtaaactccttattttCAGCCTTCTTGCAAGATTTTTGAGTTAAAACAATAATCAATGAtgtctagaacaagttagggtaagggaacttacgttttggatgcggaaacttgcggttttgagGTGAAATCAGACTTGAGGAGAGagggtagagagagaaagtgggtctagtgtggtaaaagggttctaaggagtgtccacccacccttatatagggcttgggtgttgtacccggtatacgactacccgatacttatgtttaacgaggtttcaactttttacccggttaaatggtcgtaattaaaaataaactttttccaataaaatggaaagataatttgcatgtttttatttattttattatgacGATGATAACATAAAAtgtaaataaaataaacatttatttatttgtcgactccaaattaacggaactttcataaaatagaatattctattaatgGAAACGGGTTATAAAgacggaataaattttgggttgtcacacctaagcccacaaccaaacaaggaacgggaaataaggcggaaagcacacatccaactacctattatgtattaatgatatataaccatgatgtataaactaaggtattatagagtcaatcacctaaagtcctttaagtttatacttgtttaataaaatggattaaaccctttactggtaagtttctagctTTGAGTACCAAAAGTTctgtttgaaaagtatgttttgtactagaaaactatgcattgaattagtgtcctatgacttgacccatacctgataccgcttatgatgacttaatgtatatggaacatatatataactaaaattgaatatataataggctgggtgaatctgctctaagcccacaaccaaacaaggaacaagaaattaaGCGGAAAACACACATCTTATTACCTGTCTGGtcctattaatatatatcccttgatgtatacattaaggaatcataaggttagcattatggtccctttctaccGAATGTACTAGGCCCGATTGttctgtttgtcgtttgtaaaatgtaagtactgtagtattgtatatagtaactactgttgtactaattgccttaaattgattattaaggtataatgtgatggctagatcccatactaaacgatctccctgtcaaaagattctGGGACCCAAACGCGACCTCTACAATCAAtcgcaagccgtgaacatccaaattaaaattatatgatcatgtatacccaatataactatcaccttttatttagaaaaatgtgttagtgattcattggtatactTAGATCCTGTaagtgttccatgctatagcaaattAGTGTGTTCGTTCTGTTTTAGTATCTTAGTATCTTctcttgttatagtatcttagtatgttcttcttgttatcgtgtattgtatctagtatgaaccGAACCCCTTAACTATAggcattatagtttactagtattctacttgaactgttattgaaaagactcgttttactaccaagttatgcttgtactttaaaaacggagttttgttaaactataaagcaacataaccgtaaaatagtttttgaaatgttttgaccacTTATAGAAGACGTAagcaacattttgaaagatgtttataacaaacaattacacaattatcattgtgttcaactagtattcccccccccccccttaaaagcatttaaaatagttaaaagattaattacggtgtatgaactcacctgatgtgggtgattcaacgaatatgcgtgtaaggatgagaagttccacaaacgaagtcccgagacttaacgagtcctaaatgacatataatagcATATATTGGCATAAATATAGTGCTTAGAAGCAACCAACTGCAAGGAAACACCTCAcgagactaggaaacactttgtccaagtgttggaatcacatgtgattggactAAGGTAGGTGGAATGACTCTAACATGagttactaccatgggtttacgacccaaaggagtttacggctgtaaactcatggtcaaacaTGCATAAGTGTTGGTTTGCAGGCTAGGGAAGCCTGAGGGACTTTTGCTCTACacaaggatgagaaagaccaaaCCAATGGAGgcttttgatgagtttacggccaagcaaggagcttacggccataaactcctggAAATTATGAAttaagtgttgtttaatgtcataaacatatcaaggaatggttctagGTCAAAGGCTTGTTTGTTTGGAAGAGTTTGAGGCCCAAATATGCcaaaacatggagtttacagcctatgAAGATCTttagccataaactcatgatctTCAAGGGAAAATGCATATTTTGTGACAATAGGcaatttcgggtcaagtcaaagtcaaacaaagtcaacgagtcaaaccggacgacttaattaacccttgtatattagggtttacgttatgtaattactgtacaacTCAGTATTTgaatgagaaaacatcatttggaaaattcctgtgtttaattttccttagccttgatagtgctaaacaatgaaccaaagcgataaaacactatagcacactcatcgggagtgtgtagaacactaaaacatggcttaacggggtttatggaccttgcgttgcgaagccggatGCTCAAAAGGGTCATAAATGGAACCTCCctaaatctctttcactctatctctctctatttgaaatctctcccaaatctctctcaaagttCCCATAACTTTTCGTAATCATTCGGGTCATCccaacccttaaccgggtcaaaaaccgcttaaaacgggggtAAAAACGGGTAAAATacccttaaggacccgaaacctaccttatagggccgaagcctcttaggGTCGAAAGTCCCCTTATGGGAGCGAACTGCTGAGCCGAAGCcccaagacccgaacccgaagctcctggaaccgaacccgaaggtcctctcgggcccggaCCTCGCAACCAGGGGACCGAACTCTTCGGTCCATTTCGCCTTCGCCCCATTTCGCTTCCTAGCGTACCTTCGCCTTCAGGCCCAGCAGCATCAAGGACCGAACCTCCGGCCCagaaccgagaggtctcgcaggaaGCCCaattcttcccggttttcgactacgacttcgttttggctttgtttttcatcattttaacgcgggattttcacccaaaactttattttatcaattaAATCCTCATAATTCACTAATTCCCACGTTTTTAATGCAAATATTATCCAAGAAATTAGTGGGTGAAGTCAAaagggtggagtgttgacttttctttgatttatgacacaagcaaaccccccccccccacacccactccatgactagccacacctccccaccatccctagtcacttcattgtaCTTTTTCCATCATATTCTAGCCATAACCATGTTCTAGAGGCTGGGAAAAACCcacctctctcctcacttcattcatttcctctcatttcaccaaaagatcaaactcttttctctcaacTCTCCTCTCTCAAGTTCGAGATTTCCAAGGAAATTTCCAAGACTTTCCTTCTccatttggtaagtatcttcatCATTCCTATGATTATttcacatcctcctactcaaatcattgatttcttacacaaactccatcatctttgtgttagattctcgaatcatCAAGGCATCTTGTTAGTGTTCTTGAGTGGAACACTTATTTTCTTCGACATTCATCcattgaaatcacacaaggtgagttcatacccctatcttttcatattttcttaagttttaaagggggggggggaatacaagttaaatcaacaagaaacaactaaactcttccaacagctttcataaaaaaagttggactccattcacagactgtttggggcaacttaaacattttagttttaaaaaatgTACTAGGTTCAAGTAGTTCAATTTCTTAGATTTAAAAtggctacttgcacatctccatacgatttttctacgatttatggtgatttttagaaaattgtttatcatttcaagaaccaatccggaccagtctgtgattatggatttTTTCACACATGTTGGAGatcactaaaaatcatgagaaaaatttcaaaaaaactaGACTCAATTTCCAAAATCTCAGGATTTACAGATTtcgatttggacctttgatgatttttctacaaattttctaagaacagtaatagaaaatgttaacaacagaaaaatgctatcaatttcaattcaccttgtaacatgtcgagcaaggtgtatatctttatgtgaatatatgttattgcaataaatgacattttgtcttagtatatagacatgcatcagttaacaaatggatttagATATATAGAACATAGAAGATAACAAATTATTATAATCAAAGTACATtaattacatacaaacatttgattAAACTAtgttaggtatagtttatgatacattagataacacactcatacaaaaagggtacatatAAAAAAAGggattttcattacattacatgtAAATTCATTAATGACATTTGGgagacattcgcttcacattACCAATAAGtcttgtattgtaaccagagtctcatggagggagagcatgatagttgtatatagatctatattgggtttgacaaacccacaccttagctgcgtgcaacagctagaccggcaggtctggggtgacaaatgtcataacaattccgacgcctgaagaacgtcgttccaggccatctaggtcatagcatggttataataactcacattaagtattaacaaacatagaatTTATAGGGATTTCATTGAAATcaaacgagtttatgtcgatttaaacttgcattgttttactataaatatgacaaattatttgtatattccggtctttgggttttaagactacatttaCACATTAAGAAAAATACTGGATTTTTTGGAATGGAcactacttttacaagaaaaggtTTTCATAATTGCATAAAAaaacttatgagctcaccaacctttgtgttgacacctttttcaaacaacttgtattctcaggaaatcactaaacaggtaaccaagtgcttttgaggatgggacgttaaggcatcaaacattttacattttttttcaacatattgtaattgatttggaaacatgtaaactcatacaatgatgtaactctttcaattatatttatgttggttgtgtttactttaatcactattacaatggttgttatgatactatacatgaagtcgtccaccctcggacgtttccgccatccttggtttgggggtgtgacatatttcaAGGTTGTAATTCAAGGCTTCTTACTAGATATGAAGTGTAGGGAAGAGTACTTATGATATAGAGCcttgaaatggttgattttggccaagaacactagtgtgtgttcttggtgaaacttgaagatttgaagatctagttGAAATGAATGTTTTCATGGATGGAATCAAAGGTTGTGACTAGGAGATGAAgtgtaacaacaaatcaaggaaAGAACACTTACGTTTTTATGATCCAAGATGATGAactcgatgatacttgagaggatttggaggTGTTCTTGAGTTGGAAATGAAATAATGAAAGAAAGGTAAAGAGTATGAGGTCATATAGGGGAGTTCACGGCCaggcttgagtttacggccgtaatctccacaAGATGGAGTTTAAGGCTTGAATCTTGTACTATGACGTTTAGTAGATAAATtccaacacttattccttaagtgtactaggctaaaACTCCTTAAAAAGACCTTTAACAAGGCTATAAATCATTAGAAATGAGTTTGACTCttagttgagttgactgactgagcttaTAATGCAAAaattttcaggttgtcacaatatTTCTTTCTACTCGATTCCTGATACAACCCACAATGTAACAAAGTCTAATCTTCTGCATATTTACCCTTTTAATGAAGATATAGAGGCTCAAGATCCATCTATGCCACCTGATCCTTTAGCTCATGACACACTCACTTCTTCAGAGAGTGCCTCGACTTCACCTATTCCTGAGCTTGCTCCTTCGATTGTTGAAATTGAGGATccccctccaccaccacccctcaGGAGATCTACTCGTCCTGTTAAGTCCACCAAGCTACCAAATTTTTCTTACTCTACATATTTAGGACCATTTGCTTCATTTATAGAAAGCATCCATCATCTGTCTGAACCTGAATCATATAGAGAAGCTGTTTTAGAACCTCTTTGGCAGAATGCTATGGCTGAAGAACTCACTACTCTTCATCAGACTCACACATGGGATTTGGTTTATCTTCCTCTTGGGAAACACACGATAGGTTGTCGTTTGGTGTACAAGATAAAAAACTATTGGGTCTGTTGAGTGGTACAATGTCAGAATCGTAGAAAAGGGTATTCCTAACAGTATGGTTTTGACTACGAAGAGATATTTTCCCTAGTTGCAAAGACGACAACAGTCCGTACTATGATTGCAGTTGCATCCGTCCGACAATGGAAGATCTTTCAAATGGATTTCAAGAACGCCTTTTGAATGGTGACCTCCATGAAGAGGTTTATATGAATCCTTTCCTAGGAATTCTGCACCGTCCGAGTGAGGTTTGTCGGCTTCGCAAAGATTTGTATGGTCTCAAGCAAGCTCCTCGTACTTGGTTTAAGAAACTCTCCATAGTGATTACTTCTCTTGGATTTGTCCAGAGTAATCACGCTTCTGCTCTGTTTGTTAGATGCTCGATTGCAGGACGGATTCTTTTATCCTTATATGTGGATAACATGATTATCACGGGTGATCACCATGGTGGCATTAGGTCTTTGAAGCATGATCTAGCTCATCGATTTGCTATGGAGGATTTGGGCTTGCTGCGCTATTTCTTGGGTATTGAGGTACTCAGTCTACGAAAGGGTATCTTCTTTCCCAGACTAAATATATATGACTTGTTTAGACGGGCGGACCTCTGTGACAATCAGACTGTTGATACTCCTCTTGAAACCAATGCACGATATTCTCCTACTGATGGTATTCCTTTTTCCGATCTGAATCTTTATCGCACTGTTGTGGGAAGTTTTGTCTATCTCACAGTCACTCGTCCAAATATTGCTCATGTTGTTAATGTTTTCAATCAGTTTGTTACGGCTCCTACCTCTGTTCATTAGGGAGTTGTTCTCCATATTCTGAGATATCTTTGTGGCACTCAGTTTTAGACCCTTTTGTTTCCCTCGACATCTTCTCTTAAGTTACGTGCCTATAGTGATGCTGATTGGGATGGCGATTGTCATGATCGTAAGTCCACTACTGGATTTTGCATATTTCTTAGAGAGTCTCTAATTTCATGGAAGAGAAAGAAACAAGACGTTGTCTCTAGATCTTTCACGGAGGCTGAATATCGTGCTATGGCTGTAAATACATGTGAGATTATCTGGTTATGGTGGCTGCTTGCGGATATGGGAGTTCACATTTCTTCATCTACTCCCTTGCATTGTGATAACAAAAGTGCGatataaattacaaataattatcTTTTTCATGAGCGGACAAAGCACATTGAGATTGATTGTCATTTTACCCGTCTTCGCCTATAACTGGGGACCATTTCGCTTCCCATTGTTTCATCAACCTTGCAGCTTGCGGATAATTATACGAATGCTCTATCGGCTTCTCGGTTTCGGTTCTTGTGTGACAAACTCTCAATGCGAATTTTTGCGGCATTGTGAGTTTGAGGGGGGATGTTAGCCTAAATATTATTAGCCCACTTGTTTATGAGCACTTTAGTCTTTAGCCCATTAAGGTTTTTTTCTAGCTAGTATTTATATCTGTTTTATTCTTTGTAATCTTAATTCTATTTCATTGAGAACCCTTGTAATTTCTTTTTATCACAATCATACGACAATGTTATCAAATAGAAATTGATAGAATGTGTATTGGCTGAATAAGAAAGAATCTGAATACACCTATCATGGAAATATCGTATAATATCATCAAAAACTCCATAGCACTTACAATGGTACATTACATATAGATATAGGTTTGTGTGTGGCTAAAAATATACACTTTTCTATTGTATCTAGCATGTTTTCATGATATAACACCTAAGGAACGAAATCCGTTCAAATGGTTCCcttaatacttattaaataaatTGTAAAGTCGACTTGAAATCCTTTCCTACAAGATTTTCTAagccatgttttttttttctgcctCTAGGACAAGTAGTGTGAATGTCAGCACTGTTGTTGCCCCTGCACCAATTTTACCATCTAAAATTACTGGAAAGATTGTTGAGCAGGTACCCATCCCTTAGAAATTTCTTATAATCTCCGTTTAACTTCATTttctttaaatgttaaaaaagatGCTACTTCACTACTATTCTGCCTAAGAAACAAAGTATGTTGATTTATCTGTGATGATACAAGATTTAAGTTTGTTGCTATTCGGCTAAAAAAATAAAGTATGTTCAGTTGCCTATAATGGTAGAAAAATTCAAGTTGGTTTTGGCTAAAGATAAAGTATGTTTCCTGTAATGGTATAAAGATGTATGTAGGTTGTTATTGTGCAATTTGAAAAGCCTTTATTTTCGGTTTCTTGTTTTGTTAATAAGTGTTTTGATGTTTGTTTAAAGATTATGAAGGAGTGGAGTGTGGAGGTCCAGGAATGAACCACAATGTTCTGTAAGCAAATGGGAATGTTCTTCTTAAACTTAAGGTGATTCATAGTCATACCCACCTATTTTGATTCTTTAATTGAAGAAGAGTGGAATACTTCATTCCGTTGGAATGAATGAAAATTTCTTGTATTGTTTTTTACATTTGTTACTATGTAAATTAACTCATATTTTAGTGTatgtgaaacaacccaaaaatacaacccaaaaatttcaatttttatcataACAAAAACATGAAATCAAGTGTCTCATAACAACATCATACGtcgcgtgtt includes:
- the LOC111890352 gene encoding uncharacterized mitochondrial protein AtMg00810-like gives rise to the protein MEDLSNGFQERLLNGDLHEEVYMNPFLGILHRPSEVCRLRKDLYGLKQAPRTWFKKLSIVITSLGFVQSNHASALFVRCSIAGRILLSLYVDNMIITGDHHGGIRSLKHDLAHRFAMEDLGLLRYFLGIEVLSLRKGIFFPRLNIYDLFRRADLCDNQTVDTPLETNARYSPTDGIPFSDLNLYRTVVGSFVYLTVTRPNIAHVVNVFNQFVTAPTSLRAYSDADWDGDCHDRKSTTGFCIFLRESLISWKRKKQDVVSRSFTEAEYRAMAVNTCEIIWTSSVNVSTVVAPAPILPSKITGKIVEQYVQLPIMVEKFKLVLAKDKIMKEWSVEVQE